Sequence from the Cryptococcus neoformans var. neoformans JEC21 chromosome 1, complete sequence genome:
CGACACCGACAAAATCATCCCTAAGCAGTTCTTGAAGACTCTTCTTCGTACTGGTCTCGGCAAGGCTCTCTTCTGGCCCCTTCGATACGATGTCGAGACCAATGAAGAGATCCCTGATTTCGTGCTCAACAAGGAGCCTTATAGGCATGCCAGTATCATTGTCTGCACTGGTCCTAACTTCGGTTGTGGTTCTTCTCGTGAACATGCTCCTTGGGCTCTTAACGATTTCGGTATTCGATGTGTGATGGCGCCATCTTTTGGTGACATCTTCAAAACCAAGTAAGTCCTACTCTCTTGTCTCATCTACAAACCATGCTCAATGTCCTTTTAGCTGCTTCAAGAACGGTatgcttcctcttcagcttccCCAAGCCGACCTCGATACCCTCTATGAAGATGCTTCAGCTGGTCTTGAGATTACGGTCGATCTTGAGAACCAAGTGATCGTCCGACCCAACGGCAAGCCATCCATTCCTTTCTCTGTTGACCCCTTCCGACGACATTGCCTTATTAATGGTCTCGATGATATTGGTCTTACACTTGTCCACCGAGACGAAATTGAGAAGTttgaagggaagaggaccGCGGTCTGGCCTTGGCTTGACGGTGTTGGATATGCCAAGAAGGGACAGAAGGTCATCGCTGTGCCCGTTAGGAAGGGCGCCAGGAAGACGGACTGGTAAGGGCAGATTGGAGATAATAGCAGTATCAGTACACGAGTTGTATAAAATAAATTTATCACGCATATGCATTTCGGACACGTTTTTATCGCATGCTATCGGTTCATTATGGATTTTGAGGTAGTGACCTAGAAATAAGAGAATCTTTCTGCTGTAAAATATACTCTGCACTTGTTGATTAATCATATTGACTACTGAAAGCCTTGCTCTTCAATACCGCATATGGAGTAGTGCGACAGTGGTTACTCGGTTCGATTAGAATTTTGAAATTCCTCATCGAATGCCGTCAGGCGCGCAGGTTCGAGTCCTGCCTgctcctttttttccctttttcgACTCATGCTTTAAAATTTGTCATTTTTGAATAGCCGTCTCTATGGAGAAGCCCACGATCCTCAAGCTGATGCTGTACAAGATTATCCATGGGGCAATATTGCAGTAGAGTGAATAACTTACTATTGCCCATTATTAGTAGTAGCGTGCGCAGTGGAGGTATTTTATGTGTGTTCGCTGCATCCATCCTTCCGTCAAAaaggcggcggcggcggccgGTCGCCACAGGAAGAGATTTGCCGATAAACCCCGTTTGTGACGTGGCAATTGAGGGGTATTTTGGTGATGAGAGTGCTTTCGAGTAGTGTTTAGAAAAGTCGAGCAGTAAGCATACGGCTGAGAGAGCACGGCACAGTACCCCGCGGACACGTACAGACGGACGGAAGACCCCCTCCCACAGTACGAGTAGCCATTGCcacctctccatccttcagAACTATCATCAGGATGTCTTTCAGAACGCACGACCGTGAGTCAGCCCTTGCCTTCTGTCCGACCTTGGCCGCCACGCTAACTCATTCTCTTATTCAGCCTCAAAACCTATTCATATCCCCACTACCGAGGACGAGGTCCTCCAGTACTGGAGAGATATTGACGCCTTTAAGACTTCCCAAAAACTTTCCGAAGGCAAACCTGAGTACAGTTTCTTTGACGGACCTCCCTTTGCTACAGGAAAGCCTCATTACGGTCACTTGCTGGCTGGTACCATCAAGGTAAGTATATAGTTACGTTATAGGATGTACCGACTAATCTTAACCCCAGGATATCGTCACCCGTCATGCCCACTCTACCGGACACCATGTTGAGCGTCGTTTCGGTTGGGACACCCATGGCCTTCCAGTCGAGCACGAGATCGACAAAACTCTAAACAtcaaaggcaaggaagacgTTATGGCCATGGGCATTGACAAGTACAATGCTGCGTGCCGAGACATCGTCATGCGATACTCTAACGAATGGAAGAGCACTGTCGAAAGGATGGGCAGGTGGATCGATTTTGAAACAGGTTACAAGACCTTAGATCCCACTTTTATGGAAAGTGTGTGGTGGGTTTTCGGGCAGctatggaagaaggatcaGGTATACCGAGGCTTGAGAGTTATGCCTTATTCTACTGGCTGTACCACTCCTTTGAGTAACTTTGAGGCCGGTGAGGATTACAGGATGACTTCTGACCCTGCCAGTGAGTTTCATTAGGTAATGTTTGATCTTTGCTGATCGGCATCTAGTTACCGTATCCTTTCCCCTTGCCGATGATCCTACAACATCTGTTCTTGCTTGGACGACTACGCCCTACACACTTCCCTCCAACCTGGCTCTTTGTGTTAACCCCGAATTTACCTACATTAAGATTCACGACTTTGAACGTGACCAGaacttcattcttctcgaAAGCTTATTAGGGACTGTCTATAAGGAGTACCAAGGTGGCAAGAAGCCGGACCCTAAGAAGGAACCCAAGTTCAAGAAGGTCGGTACCTTTTTGGGTAAAGACATGGTTGGGTGGAGGTATGTGCCCATGTTTGACTATTTCACCGAGCAATACGAAGACCGGGCTTTCCGAATCATTGCCGACACTTATGTTACCGATTCTGATGGTACCGGTATCGTCCACCAAGCCCCTGCATTTGGTGAAGATGACCACCGCATCTGTGTTGCCAACGAAATTGTTCGCGATGACGAGATCCCACCTTGCCCTATCGATGAATCCGGTCGTTTTACCTCTGAAGTCCCTGAGCACCAAGGCAAGCACGTTAAGGAAGCCGACTCGGCTCTCATCAAGGATTTGCAGAAAAAGGGCCGTCTCATCACTCGATCAGATATTATGCACTCGTACCCCTTCTGCTGGAGGTCTGGTACCCCCCTCATCTACCGAGCTATTCCCTCCTGGTTTGTCCGAGTTGCCAACATATCTGATAAACTCGTTAAGAACAATGAGAAGACTCGATGGGTGCCTGGGGCCATCGGCGAAGGTCGATTCGGTGGTTGGCTGAGGAATGCAAGGGACTGGAACATCTCAAGGAACAGGTACTGGGGTACTCCCATTCCTTTGTGGGTCAGCGAGGACTATGAGGAGATTGTCTGCGTGAGCTCCATTGCCGAGCTCGAGGAACTTTCTGGCCAGAAGGGTATCAGCGATCTGCACAGGGAATCGATTGATTCCATTACCATTCCTTCCAAGCAGGGTAAGGGTACTCTTCGTAGGATTGAAGAAGTCTTTGACTGTTGGTTCGAATCTGGAAGGTACGTCAATGTCTTGCTTTACAATTGAATGGGTTCCTAACTTCTAGCATAGCATGCCTTATGCTCAATCACACTATCCTTTCGAAAATGTCGAGCGTTTCCAAAAGAGCTATCCTGCCGACTTCATATCTGAGGGTATCGATCAAACCCGTGGTTGGTTCTACACTCTTTTGGTTCTCGGTACACACTTGTTCGAGACCGCTCCTTGGAAGAACCTAATTGTGACCGGTCTCGTCTTGGCAGCGTGCGTCCATAGTAGCTATAAATCAATCATGCGCTAAccgaaagaaaaaaaaaacagtGACGGCAAAAAGATGTCCAAAAAACTCAAGAACTACCCAGACCCTATGGAAGTCGTCAACAAGTACGGTGCTGACTGTGTCCGACTCTTCTTGGTCAATTCTCCTGTTGTACGAGCGGACAACCTCCGATTCCGTGAGGAAGGTGTCCGAGAGATTTTGACCAACGTTATTCTCAAGTGGATCAACTCTCTTAACTTTTACCTCGGACAGGTTGAACTTTTCGAGCAGACTACAGGCGACAAGTTCGTGTACGATCACGACGCCAAGAAGTCTACAAATGTCATGGACAGGTGGATCCTGGCCACCTGTCAAACACTGATCCAACATGTCGAGACCGAGATGGCGGCTTACCGACTCTACACCGTCATCCCCAAGCTTCTCGATCTCATCTCTGATCTGACCAACTGGTATATTCGTTTCAACCGAAGTCGTCTGAAGGGCTCTGGCGGTGTCGAGGACACACGGGCGGCCCTCAATACTTTGTATGAGGCTCTTTTGACGCTTTGTCTTACCATGGTTAGTAACGTTCTAATATTATGGAAAAATAGGAGAGTGCTAATACAAAGATATGCAGTCTTCATTCACTCCATTCACGTGTGAGACTGTTTACCAAGCTCTCCGTCCTACCTCACCGGCCCCCGAGGATCCCGCTCAAGACGTGCGATCTGTCCACTTTTTGCCCTTCCCTAAGATCAGGGCCGAGTATTTCGA
This genomic interval carries:
- a CDS encoding isoleucine-tRNA ligase, putative, whose protein sequence is MSFRTHDPSKPIHIPTTEDEVLQYWRDIDAFKTSQKLSEGKPEYSFFDGPPFATGKPHYGHLLAGTIKDIVTRHAHSTGHHVERRFGWDTHGLPVEHEIDKTLNIKGKEDVMAMGIDKYNAACRDIVMRYSNEWKSTVERMGRWIDFETGYKTLDPTFMESVWWVFGQLWKKDQVYRGLRVMPYSTGCTTPLSNFEAGEDYRMTSDPAITVSFPLADDPTTSVLAWTTTPYTLPSNLALCVNPEFTYIKIHDFERDQNFILLESLLGTVYKEYQGGKKPDPKKEPKFKKVGTFLGKDMVGWRYVPMFDYFTEQYEDRAFRIIADTYVTDSDGTGIVHQAPAFGEDDHRICVANEIVRDDEIPPCPIDESGRFTSEVPEHQGKHVKEADSALIKDLQKKGRLITRSDIMHSYPFCWRSGTPLIYRAIPSWFVRVANISDKLVKNNEKTRWVPGAIGEGRFGGWLRNARDWNISRNRYWGTPIPLWVSEDYEEIVCVSSIAELEELSGQKGISDLHRESIDSITIPSKQGKGTLRRIEEVFDCWFESGSMPYAQSHYPFENVERFQKSYPADFISEGIDQTRGWFYTLLVLGTHLFETAPWKNLIVTGLVLAADGKKMSKKLKNYPDPMEVVNKYGADCVRLFLVNSPVVRADNLRFREEGVREILTNVILKWINSLNFYLGQVELFEQTTGDKFVYDHDAKKSTNVMDRWILATCQTLIQHVETEMAAYRLYTVIPKLLDLISDLTNWYIRFNRSRLKGSGGVEDTRAALNTLYEALLTLCLTMSSFTPFTCETVYQALRPTSPAPEDPAQDVRSVHFLPFPKIRAEYFDPIIERQVQRMRAVIDLGRLIRDRKTLKVKMPLKELIIFHHDQEYLDDVRSLESYIAAELNVVNIVYTSEESAVGIKYRATADWPSLGKKLRKDIGKVRSHLPKMSTDECKAFVAEGKIVVNGVELVAGDLVVTRFAEVPTGEVKYDTASDNDVIILLDIRRHPELENMSLLRSLTSRVNKLRKEAGLKPSDKVDIFYEYDAGEEDAIRPAISGNEEYLNKQIGGVPVELSQKGEDKEVLKREVRMKEAEGLGQGERFVLSLALRA